A window of Komagataella phaffii GS115 chromosome 1, complete sequence contains these coding sequences:
- a CDS encoding Component of the conserved oligomeric Golgi complex (Cog1p through Cog8p) — MNITFHTFEMAETNGNEVLSMFFDEEFVPHAYVDAVLVKSLPTNTTSQKVIPRGSLQPNTQLKGPSFLPVKQLQSLQSNISSLLSHVDFYSNELTKDLEQQLDKLRSTATVLSYTSIGDDTSSVTRLEYYLDSLFNSIDTLQEDLVEINEKITNLHLNTDPLDRKIMDELKQYMVIKQRMNAVVKVFQTAQTVATTSLVVDDALDYQTAPTSANTHDRVPQTVTVSVFSSSLSMLQEAILEEMQRDKPKKEINHKLVSKCDSMIQLLPVFKGLYKFYTPYNEFVKFLEAQKERYLYSKDMKYK, encoded by the coding sequence atgaatatTACCTTCCATACATTCGAAATGGCAGAGACCAATGGGAACGAAGTCCTATCCATGTTCTTCGATGAAGAGTTTGTGCCTCATGCATATGTGGACGCTGTTCTTGTCAAAAGTCTTCCAACGAACACCACATCTCAGAAAGTTATACCCAGGGGAAGCCTCCAGCCTAACACCCAATTGAAAGGCCCATCTTTTCTACCAGTAAAGCAACTCCAATCCCTTCAAAGTAATATTTCCTCTTTGCTTTCTCACGTCGACTTTTATTCTAACGAACTGACGAAAGACTTAGAACAACAATTGGACAAATTAAGATCTACCGCTACCGTGCTGTCCTATACCTCCATTGGCGACGACACCTCAAGCGTTACAAGATTGGAATACTACCTGGACTCATTGTTCAACTCAATAGATACACTGCAAGAGGATCTTGTGGAAATCAACGAGAAGATCACGAACCTCCATCTAAACACAGATCCCCTGGATAGGAAGATAATGGACGAGTTGAAACAGTATATGGTGATAAAACAGCGTATGAATGCAGTTGTAAAAGTTTTCCAGACTGCCCAAACGGTTGCAACAACCTCATTGGTTGTAGATGATGCTTTGGATTATCAAACGGCTCCTACTTCGGCTAATACTCATGATCGTGTTCCACAAACAGTGACAGTATCCGTTTTTTCGTCATCTTTGAGTATGCTCCAAGAGGCCATTCTAGAAGAAATGCAAAGGGACAAACCgaagaaagaaattaaCCACAAGCTAGTTAGCAAATGTGACTCCATGATTCAACTGCTTCCAGTCTTCAAAGGTCTTTACAAGTTCTATACTCCTTACAATGAGTTTGTGAAATTCCTCGAGGCTCAAAAAGAGAGATACTTATACAGTAAAGATATGAAATATAAATAA
- a CDS encoding Karyopherin beta, responsible for the import of the Toa1p-Toa2p complex into the nucleus: MDLRSVIDLVEALYAPNDPSSIVLIQKQLQDVQRSENGWLIADSLLEQESINCQFFGALTYTVNLYLHRESLAKNQDNISYETVTQKLLFHFNSICKNPNYSSKQLVVLKKLMSNLAIIYINTYQQWEDPVSTFRMTLYNNSEAPIGNEFYDYLTLLFTTLLLEEIHRKLTIDLTDSTEFHKSIHSHLYPRISLLIQSFQNTTNETIIIQWLSLLAALVQYVTQAEIQSTIRYGSLGELFSPLFNFATGRSIEISNKTIEVITLILDTNPSIFPAEINAELEQLIFAGWGGKYLDHILQDKDLNEDAINKYAMMINSFIEPQLLKLLHQLGSNTNDASRKLDSLVELSTVLCKEFIFFWNQFADIYLDEEDILKQKPAWSETQSKVQTILSKLAEVYWRDSHISEDLDFDDDDEIQDFVSYRRDIGDFYETIYPILKMPLLEHLVSNIVSNLSNANNNSLQTIADIESSLFLIQTLACNFNEDNATSEIYSLLKSILDSGLFETVIQSNNKLLVKTSIQFLTSLDFFYSSQLGEPYLESTLRFLLSTPNEHQIIASKAISSICNDCRISLAPVLPTFKILIDQIVVDPEVKPIIRERIIYSYSSIVQGIRSPSDQANLIHSLLNGIISKAIEVQSQPEFVDYLQSLLSSIEEIGKAMRLPSDVNDWYTPEERDAVYAYWIEDPLHIKKQITEVVKQFMILNPLTSDNYMMNEVCTGILKAGLTEAIPGPFVFDTYSIIDLLNAKILQCFSKNSLNVVPLQYSLLESLIKSSSIGSNLLTTTLQQSCVEYLAIIQQDPDLALCFLNILVVILEKKPGILIKGYLLHNILPFVLESLGSKEKFVLRSGCKFWIKLVTLRKGDKEDSVIIRDMIEHTELGPSLIFKLVASFLMASRSDLENFMELFKVILVKYPLNFKKWFNLAFETINNNQLLKKQIPTNDTVRLGQQLMLTRGSRKVNDLLKKFWLQVNELIEYS, from the coding sequence ATGGACTTGAGATCAGTAATTGATTTAGTCGAGGCTCTGTATGCTCCAAATGACCCTTCATCGATTGTACTGATCCAGAAGCAGCTTCAAGACGTCCAACGGTCAGAGAATGGATGGTTGATTGCTGATTCCCTACTTGAACAAGAGTCCATCAATTGTCAATTCTTTGGTGCTCTAACTTACACAGTAAACTTATATCTGCATAGGGAGAGTTTGGCGAAAAATCAGGATAACATTTCATACGAAACAGTGACCCAGAAACTGCTTTTCCACTTTAATTCAATTTGTAAGAACCCAAACTATTCAAGTAAGCAACTGGTGGtcttgaagaaactaaTGAGCAATCTGGCCATCATCTATATCAATACTTATCAGCAATGGGAAGATCCTGTTAGCACTTTTAGAATGACACTGTACAACAATTCAGAAGCACCAATTGGTAACGAATTTTACGACTATTTGACTCTACTATTTACCACCCTATTGTTGGAAGAGATTCATAGAAAACTGACCATTGACCTCACTGATTCAACGGAGTTTCACAAATCTATCCATTCACATCTGTACCCTCGCATTAGTTTGTTGATACAAAGCTTTCAAAACACTACAAACGAGACGATAATTATTCAGTGGCTATCATTATTGGCAGCTTTGGTTCAGTACGTAACTCAAGCTGAAATCCAGTCAACCATAAGATACGGAAGTCTCGGTGAACTTTTCTCTCCTCTATTTAACTTTGCCACTGGTAGAAGTATAGAAATATCCAACAAAACCATAGAAGTTATCACTTTGATTCTAGATACAAATCCGAGCATCTTTCCGGCAGAGATTAACGCTGAGTTGGAACAACTCATATTTGCTGGTTGGGGTGGAAAATACTTAGATCACATTTTACAGGATAAAGATCTGAATGAGGATGCAATCAACAAGTATGCCATGATGATTAATTCTTTCATTGAACCTCAATTGCTAAAACTTTTACACCAGTTGGGATCCAACACAAACGATGCGTCCCGCAAACTTGATTCTTTGGTAGAACTATCAACTGTATTGTGTAAAGAGttcatctttttttggaatcaattCGCCGATATCTACCTCGACGAAGAAGACATTTTAAAGCAGAAGCCAGCATGGTCGGAAACTCAATCTAAAGTGCAAACCATACTATCCAAATTAGCCGAAGTATATTGGAGGGACAGTCACATATCTGAAGACTTggattttgatgatgatgatgaaatcCAAGATTTCGTTTCTTACAGAAGAGACATTGGAGATTTTTATGAAACAATTTACCCAATTCTCAAGATGCCATTATTGGAGCACTTAGTGAGCAATATTGTatcaaatttgtcaaatGCAAATAATAACTCTTTGCAGACTATTGCGGACATAGAGTCGTCGCTATTCCTTATTCAGACGCTGGCTTGCAATTTTAACGAAGATAATGCCACAAGCGAGATTTATTCCCTTCTCAAATCTATTTTAGATTCTGGTTTGTTTGAAACAGTCATTCAAAGCAATAACAAATTATTAGTCAAGACCAGCATTCAATTTCTGACATCGTTAGATTTCTTTTATTCCTCTCAATTAGGAGAACCATACTTGGAGTCAACTCTTAGATTCCTCTTATCGACTCCAAATGAACATCAAATAATTGCATCAAAGGCCATCTCGTCCATCTGCAATGATTGTCGGATATCCTTGGCTCCAGTACTACCCACATTCAAAATACTTATCGATCAAATTGTTGTCGACCCAGAAGTTAAACCTATCATAAGAGAGAGGATTATTTATTCATATTCTTCCATCGTACAAGGTATTCGATCTCCATCTGACCAAGCTAATCTCATTCACTCTTTGTTGAATGGGATCATTTCTAAGGCAATTGAAGTACAATCCCAACCGGAATTCGTTGATTATCTCCAATCATTATTATCATCTATTGAGGAAATTGGAAAGGCAATGAGGCTTCCCTCTGATGTGAACGACTGGTACACAcctgaagaaagagatgCCGTGTACGCTTACTGGATTGAAGACCCCCTCCACATTAAAAAGCAAATCACTGAAGTAGTGAAACAGTTTATGATTTTGAATCCTCTTACTTCTGATAATTATATGATGAACGAAGTTTGTACTGGAATTTTGAAAGCAGGTTTGACAGAAGCTATTCCAGGtccttttgtttttgacaCCTACTCTATCATCGATCTGTTGAATGCGAAGATTTTGCAatgtttttccaaaaattcattGAACGTTGTTCCATTACAGTATTCTTTACTAGAATCCTTAATAAAGAGCTCGTCAATAGGTTCAAATTTGTTGACGACCACGCTTCAGCAATCATGTGTGGAGTATTTGGCTATCATCCAACAGGATCCTGATCTAGCATTATGTTTCCTCAACATTTTGGTAGTGATACTTGAGAAGAAACCAGGCATACTAATAAAAGGCTATCTTTTGCATAACATATTACCATTCgttttggaatctttgggttctaaagaaaaatttgtGCTTAGATCAGGCTGTAAGTTTTGGATCAAACTTGTCACTCTCAGAAAGGGagacaaagaagattcaGTTATTATCAGAGACATGATTGAGCATACCGAACTAGGGCCGTCATTGATATTCAAGTTGGTTGCTTCGTTCTTGATGGCATCTAGAtctgatttggaaaacttcATGGAACTATTCAAGGTGATACTTGTCAAATATCCTttgaacttcaagaaatggTTTAATCTAGCATTTGAAACTATCAACAATAACCAGCTCTTGAAAAAACAGATTCCTACCAATGATACCGTTAGGCTAGGTCAGCAACTGATGTTAACTCGCGGTTCAAGAAAGGTGAATGACTTACTGAAAAAGTTCTGGCTACAGGTAAACGAACTAATAGAATATTCTTAA
- a CDS encoding Mitochondrial matrix protein involved in biogenesis of iron-sulfur (Fe/S) cluster of Fe/S proteins has translation MYRLLPRSYNSALSRTLCSSSIARSTYKTLRPTVAGDRQDDFFNSLQFGEASKWSKHSLPRSRRLKDKNSNEEKDVSAASEDSSKPASVTSNSTSSPKLSTSTATSTLTTSNNTVPPTQKTQKKRRALRPRKALITLSPSAVSHLRALSDLPEPKLTRIGVRNRGCSGLTYHLEYVSEPGKFDELVEQDGVKVLIDSKALFSIVGSEMDWVDDKLSSKFVFKNPNSKGTCGCGESFMV, from the coding sequence ATGTACAGGTTACTTCCAAGATCATATAACAGCGCTTTGTCTAGGACTTTGTGTTCTAGCTCCATTGCTCGCTCTACTTATAAGACGTTAAGACCCACCGTTGCTGGCGACAGGCAGGAtgactttttcaattcattgCAGTTTGGAGAAGCCTCTAAGTGGTCGAAACATTCACTACCACGCAGTAGGAGGTTGAAGGACAAGAATTCCAACGAGGAGAAAGACGTTTCTGCTGCTTCTGAAGATAGTTCCAAACCAGCTTCAGTCACCTCCAATTCTACATCGTCTCCCAAACTATCCACATCCACAGCTACATCCACATTGACAACTTCGAACAACACTGTTCCACCTACACAGAAAACACAGAAGAAACGCCGTGCGTTGCGCCCCCGCAAGGCTTTGATCACTCTATCGCCAAGCGCAGTATCACATCTACGAGCATTATCAGATCTACCCGAACCAAAGTTGACTAGAATCGGTGTACGTAACAGAGGGTGCTCAGGACTCACCTACCACTTGGAATACGTATCCGAACCGGGTAAGTTTGATGAGCTGGTGGAACAAGACGGTGTAAAAGTTCTGATAGACTCTAAGGCTTTGTTTAGTATTGTTGGGTCAGAGATGGACTGGGTTGATGACAAGCTCAGCTCCAAGTTTGTGTTTAAGAACCCCAATTCCAAAGGAACTTGCGGATGTGGGGAATCGTTCATGGTTTAG
- a CDS encoding Protein involved in negative regulation of transcription of iron regulon produces the protein MSTHGVQAKLSTYSLRQVHTTPATAPVAGRAPRSCNNCTCSPGLLTRQGRMGSYYAKRLANRSKSVALGSASGVSRKTSSVLTVDSSCSEGLKEINTSRRLLELRKKMTEYDLGVYIVPSEDSHQSEYTGLADQRREFISGFTGSAGVAIITRNVQCMNDDPEGTSYLATDGRYFTQAANELDFNWNLFKLNIPGEISWEEFTVQLAVKMADESGFNVKIGVDPQLITYSEAHLLQGLVDDVASGEKKGLGIQFVPVTENLIDAIWTKFEPRPVRALMPITLLDEKYSGLDTKEKLAQVKEALLVLNGQTLVISALDDIAWLLNLRGSEFRYSPLFYAHLIIHDDQVSLYTDDHERFENISDYLKERSVTLRPYDKFYDGIKSLPANTVLVTKDCSWEVARQVISPHRVRVIDSPVAIIKAKKNEVELANAREAHIKDAIALVKYYEWLWQEVGIKGELVDELEAAQKLEFFQSEQDNFIGQSFQTVSASGSNSAVVHYTPKKEACAVIDPSKVYLCDSGAQYLEGTTDVTRTYHFSNPTNEQKRNYTLVLKGHIALAKLKFPPGTAGLAIDAIARQHLWTNGLDYTHGTGHGVGSYLNVHEGPVAIGVRGTVPLEAGHLVTNEPGVYFPGDYGVRLENVMEVKETSDKFLELVPLTLVPFCRQLIDRKLLTKEEVDWVNHYHAKVYQTLVPRLVRHSPHATWLKRATSSL, from the coding sequence ATGTCTACTCACGGAGTTCAGGCAAAATTGTCGACTTACTCTTTGAGACAGGTTCACACCACTCCGGCGACAGCTCCAGTTGCTGGACGTGCCCCAAGAAGTTGTAACAACTGTACGTGCTCTCCTGGTTTGCTTACCAGACAGGGAAGAATGGGCTCGTATTACGCCAAGAGATTAGCCAACAGATCTAAATCTGTTGCTTTGGGGTCTGCCTCAGGTGTTAGTAGAAAGACTTCGTCGGTCCTAACTGTGGATTCCTCGTGTTCAGAAGGACTTAAGGAGATAAATACAAGCAGAAGGCTTCTAGAgctgagaaagaagatgacagAGTACGATCTTGGTGTATACATTGTACCATCAGAGGACTCACACCAATCAGAATACACAGGACTGGCAgaccaaagaagagaatttATCTCCGGATTTACTGGATCCGCTGGCGTAGCTATTATCACAAGAAATGTACAGTGTATGAATGATGACCCCGAAGGTACCTCTTACTTGGCTACTGACGGCAGGTATTTTACCCAAGCTGCCAATGAACTGGATTTTAATTGGAACTTGTTTAAACTCAATATCCCCGGAGAAATATCGTGGGAAGAATTTACTGTACAGCTGGCCGTCAAGATGGCTGATGAGTCTGGGTTCAATGTTAAGATAGGAGTAGATCCTCAGTTGATAACTTACTCTGAGGCCCATCTTCTGCAGGGTTTGGTTGACGACGTTGCTTCTGGCGAAAAAAAAGGGTTGGGGATTCAATTTGTCCCCGTTACAGAAAATTTAATAGATGCTATCTGGACTAAGTTTGAACCACGTCCAGTTAGGGCACTAATGCCTATTACGCTACTGGACGAAAAGTACTCGGGTTTGGATACTAAAGAAAAGCTGGCCCAAGTTAAAGAAGCTCTTCTTGTCTTAAACGGACAAACGCTGGTGATCAGCGCCCTTGATGATATTGCTTGGTTACTCAACTTGCGAGGTTCTGAGTTTCGATATAGTCCACTGTTTTATGCTCATCTGATAATTCATGACGATCAAGTATCTCTCTACACGGATGATCATGAAAGGTTTGAAAACATTTCGGATTATTTGAAGGAACGTTCTGTCACTTTGAGACCTTACGACAAGTTTTATGATGGCATAAAAAGTCTACCAGCTAATACAGTGCTAGTCACCAAGGATTGTTCCTGGGAGGTGGCCCGCCAGGTAATATCGCCCCATCGCGTAAGAGTAATAGACTCTCCTGTGGCTATTATCAAGGCCAAAAAAAACGAAGTTGAACTAGCCAATGCTCGTGAAGCTCACATCAAGGATGCCATTGCTTTAGTTAAATATTATGAATGGCTATGGCAAGAAGTGGGCATCAAAGGTGAGTTAGTGGATGAATTAGAGGCTGCGCAAAAACTGgagtttttccaaagtgAACAAGATAATTTTATTGGCCAGTCGTTCCAAACAGTTAGTGCTTCTGGGTCCAACTCAGCAGTAGTTCATTACactccaaagaaagaggcATGCGCGGTCATTGatccttccaaagtttATCTTTGCGACAGTGGGGCCCAATATCTAGAGGGTACCACAGATGTTACTAGGACttaccatttttcaaatccaacGAACGAGCAAAAGCGCAACTACACCTTGGTCCTGAAAGGCCACATAGCGTTGGCAAAGCTCAAGTTTCCTCCAGGCACTGCAGGCCTTGCCATTGATGCTATCGCTCGTCAACATCTTTGGACCAATGGACTGGATTACACCCACGGGACAGGCCATGGTGTTGGCTCGTACCTCAATGTCCACGAGGGGCCTGTGGCTATTGGAGTCCGAGGAACGGTTCCCCTGGAAGCTGGTCATTTAGTTACCAACGAACCCGGAGTTTACTTCCCAGGTGATTACGGAGTGCGGCTCGAAAATGTCATGGAAGTCAAGGAGACTTCGGACAAGTTCTTAGAGCTAGTTCCATTGACCCTAGTGCCATTCTGTCGCCAACTGATAGATCGTAAACTTCTaaccaaggaagaagtGGATTGGGTCAACCACTATCATGCCAAAGTGTACCAGACATTAGTGCCGCGTCTTGTGAGGCACTCGCCGCACGCAACTTGGCTCAAGCGCGCAACTTCGAGTCTCTAG
- a CDS encoding Subunit of heterotrimeric Replication Protein A (RPA) translates to MTEFSKGSLVEIFQKGYKGGLKPLTVQVLNLKAIPNNTGKRLRLALCDGLYNANAVIRPESVEKAEAQGIKKGSIVQLLEYKASMISPVKHVLIIDNLQVLGFQEEKINPSPTSVDQYFSNHSGESNEDLLGTSMNSPAPQEPAQKAQSHHQEDAKPKLSAQVTSKPQQTNSSTAKFPNIHAIDQLNPYQNNWTIKARVSYKSDMRKWSNQRGEGQLFNVNLLDETNEIRATAFNDVADKYYDLLQEGKVYYISKARIQPAKPQFSNLTHTYELALDRDTQIIEAEDASDVPSLHFNFVKLNKVQDLDANAIIDVIGVIKVVNPAFQIVAKSTGRPFDRRDIEVVDNTGFAITVGLWNNTALEFDIPVGSVVAFKGAKVQDFGGRSLSLTQSATIITNPDSPEAYQLKAWYDQQGGSNQEFKSLKNEVSSNSGLNTKQDIQSRKTILQAQSEELGKNDKPDYFSIKAYISYIRTENFSYPACASEGCNRKVIQQSDDTWRCEKCDVNHPKPNHRYILTLSVVDHTGQLWVTLFDDQAQQLLGQSAGELIDLKENDMSENNHAFQQVFNRIQMKEFSFRVKASPDSYKGQTRIRYNAVSLAKLDFALEADALADYFEGVKVN, encoded by the coding sequence ATGACAGAGTTCAGTAAAGGTAGTTTGGTTGAAATCTTCCAGAAGGGCTATAAAGGTGGACTAAAACCTTTGACggttcaagttttgaatttgaaggCAATTCCCAACAATACGGGCAAAAGGCTTCGACTCGCCCTTTGTGATGGTTTGTATAATGCCAACGCTGTTATTAGGCCTGAATCGGTCGAAAAGGCCGAAGCTCAAGGAATCAAGAAGGGAAGCATTGTCCAATTGCTCGAGTACAAAGCTTCAATGATAAGTCCTGTCAAACACGTCTTGATCATCGATaatcttcaagttttgggATTTCAAGAGGAGAAAATCAACCCATCCCCAACTAGTGTAGACCAATATTTCAGCAACCACTCTGGAGAAAGCAACGAAGACTTGTTGGGCACCTCAATGAATTCTCCAGCGCCTCAAGAGCCTGCGCAGAAAGCGCAATCACATCACCAAGAAGATGCAAAGCCAAAACTGTCAGCACAGGTTACGTCCAAACCCCAACAGACCAATTCAAGTACCGCTAAATTTCCAAATATCCATGCAATTGATCAACTAAACCCCTATCAGAATAATTGGACCATTAAGGCTCGGGTTTCTTATAAATCTGATATGAGAAAATGGTCCAACCAGAGGGGTGAAGGTCAGCTCTTCAATGTGAATCTTTTAGATGAAACTAATGAAATCAGAGCAACTGCTTTCAACGATGTTGCAGATAAATATTACGACCTCCTACAAGAGGGCAAGGTTTACTACATCAGCAAAGCACGTATTCAGCCAGCAAAACCTCAATTTTCCAACCTTACCCATACTTACGAATTAGCTTTGGATCGGGACACTCAGATCATCGAAGCAGAGGATGCATCTGATGTCCCTTCTCTTCATTTTAATTTTGTTAAACTCAACAAGGTACAGGATCTTGACGCAAATGCCATTATTGACGTTATTGGTGTCATCAAAGTGGTGAATCCTGCTTTCCAAATCGTGGCCAAGTCAACCGGAAGACCATTTGACAGGAGAGATATTGAAGTTGTAGATAATACTGGATTTGCTATAACTGTAGGGTTGTGGAATAACACTGCTCTTGAGTTTGACATTCCTGTTGGATCAGTAGTTGCGTTTAAAGGTGCTaaagttcaagattttggtgGCAGAAGTCTTTCATTGACTCAATCAGCTACCATAATCACTAATCCAGACTCTCCAGAGGCTTATCAGTTGAAAGCATGGTATGATCAACAAGGTGGCTCCAATCAGGAGTTTAAGTCCCTGAAAAACGAAGTATCTTCCAACAGTGGTTTGAATACGAAACAAGACATTCAGTCCCGCAAAACCATTTTGCAAGCTCAGTCTGAAGAACTCGGTAAGAATGACAAGCCGGACTATTTCTCCATTAAAGCTTACATCAGTTATATTAGGACAGAAAACTTTTCGTATCCAGCTTGTGCATCCGAGGGTTGCAATAGAAAAGTCATCCAACAGAGTGACGATACTTGGAGGTGTGAAAAGTGTGATGTCAACCACCCCAAACCGAACCATCGTTATATATTGACATTGTCTGTGGTAGACCACACAGGACAACTATGGGTCACATTATTTGACGACCAAGCACAACAGCTCTTGGGACAATCAGCTGGTGAATTGATCgacttgaaagagaatgacATGTCTGAAAATAACCATGCATTCCAGCAAGTATTCAACAGGATACAAATGAAGGAGTTTTCGTTCAGAGTAAAGGCATCTCCGGATTCTTACAAGGGTCAAACCCGTATTCGGTATAATGCCGTGTCTCTGGCCAAACTGGATTTCGCTTTGGAAGCAGATGCATTGGCAGATTATTTTGAGGGTGTCAAGGTTAATTAA
- a CDS encoding Putative non-ATPase subunit of the 19S regulatory particle of the 26S proteasome, producing the protein MKLVRIQDSFLDVISDVESGRVNHEDVWAEIIDGKTKPSKFRVYKDKLEPLSPGLTLRKLDHWKYQLSDEESTLKCVFPVEKYDFISHKLTSVNVTAKCNFVVGDRNGRLLYGKLGSKRDELKEVMAHDGGIVKVLYFPSDKVLLSAGLDMMLKIWDCETGDNARTFSGHQASITDFNAQLKLWECSSGMSVASMDCLCGITAVKIHEDRSQANSVVNTRIENLFEVEGKIAICGLENGDVKFWRIADQALIKHLDTSNKTAVTDLAIAGDAAYVGYSNGKLLEIGLTDFKIKELVDVAERIDNVKVIGSYIVISFGFGNLVGYNIKDTESPIYFTGLENDVPVADICIQNKSIYAVGKYGLFQEFLL; encoded by the exons ATGAAGCTTGTGAGAATTCAGGACAGCTTTTTGGACGTTATTAGTGACGTGGAGTCTGGCCGTGTGAATCATGAAGATGTTTGGGCTGAAATAATTGATGGCAAAACCAAACCTAGCAAGTTTAGAGTCTACAAGGACAAGCTAGAACCACTCAGTCCAGGTTTGACGTTACGTAAGCTAGATCACTGGAAATATCAGCTCTCAGATGAAGAGTCAACATTGAAATGTGTCTTCCCCGTAGAAAAGTATGACTTTATTTCGCATAAGCTCACGTCTGTCAATGTTACGGCAAAATGCAATTTTGTTGTCGGAGACCGCAATGGCCGACTGTTGTATGGAAAGCTGGGATCAAAGAGGGATGAGTTGAAAGAAGTAATGGCTCATGATGGTGGGATCGTAAAGGTCCTTTATTTTCCATCTGATAAGGTCCTGCTTTCCGCTGGCTTGGACATGATGCTAAAAATTTGGGATTGTGAGACTGGAGACAATGcaagaactttttcagGACATCAGGCATCGATTACGGACTTCA ACGCACAATTGAAACTGTGGGAATGCTCTAGTGGGATGAGCGTTGCCTCGATGGATTGTTTGTGTGGAATTACCGCTGTCAAAATACATGAAGACAGGAGTCAGGCCAATTCAGTGGTGAATACTCGTATCGAAAACCTCTTTGAGgttgaaggaaaaattgCCATCTGCGGTTTAGAGAATGGTGATGTGAAGTTCTGGAGGATTGCTGACCAAGCTCTCATAAAACATCTAGATACAAGTAATAAGACTGCAGTTACCGATCTGGCTATCGCTGGGGATGCCGCGTATGTAGGATATTCCAATGGCAAATTATTGGAAATTGGATTGACagatttcaagatcaaGGAGCTAGTAGACGTTGCAGAAAGAATTGACAATGTTAAGGTCATTGGTTCATATATTGTGATTTCCTTTGGTTTCGGAAATCTGGTTGGTTATAATATCAAGGACACAGAATCCCCAATTTATTTCACTGGCCTTGAGAATGACGTACCAGTAGCAGATATTTGCATTCAGAATAAGTCTATCTACGCAGTTGGAAAATATGGTCTATTTCAAGAGTTCCTGTTGTAG